The genomic interval GGCCAGCTCGGCGTAGCCTTCCTTCCCTTTGGCCGCGAGTTCCTCATAGGGCGGGGTGAAGGGCTTGCCGATGGAGACGCGCAGGGGGTGGCGGTTGAGTTTTTTCCCGCCCATGGGCAGTGCCTCGTAGGAGCCGAAGAGGCGGACGGGCAGGATGGGCACCCCGGCCTTGGCCGCGAC from Verrucomicrobium sp. carries:
- a CDS encoding 1-acyl-sn-glycerol-3-phosphate acyltransferase; translated protein: VAAKAGVPILPVRLFGSYEALPMGGKKLNRHPLRVSIGKPFTPPYEELAAKGKEGYAELAHLIMAEIAKIS